The Brassica napus cultivar Da-Ae chromosome C7, Da-Ae, whole genome shotgun sequence genomic interval CATAGAGTTGTGTTAGGCTGAACTAACCTGATATCAGATTCAACACGtcacgaatataaaacatactttattccatatatataaaacatgaagttcacaagcccaaaattttatacatatggtccatggacgcagtcgaaagtaaaacatacatatatatatcttgaaaacgagtCTTTAGCAAAAGTTGTCCAATCTACACCAGCTCCTACAGTTCCGCGAGCGCTATGGTTCtttctactggtcacctgcaaaAGGATGTGAGGAGTCAGTGAGCCAGGGTTCCCCATCTAGCATATACAACTACCCGTCATTCTAAACCTAACCCCAAACACAAGCAAGACGGGTAGTTCAACAAGCAACATTCAAGATCATAAAGCAAGACCGATTTAAGCAATAAACCATTAAACCatattaaatcaaaacactctttatgagtgtcgcatcaatcaaacaaacaaaaatatatatatatatatatatatactcctagggcccaacagaacagaatcattcttcctccatATGAGGGACACCGACAATCCCTttactattacaccacacaggcgtaggcgctcgggaatcgcccggtcacggtcctcaatcggaatcgccgtgccccggtcctctatcggactcgccaggggctgtcacatccacgtgtgacactcggccttggtgatcaagccaagttaaaccgagcccaccactttccggaccacgaccggcttagtggtaccatttgaggaagcaatgacCTGCAAACTGCTAATAGAACCACCACGAGGTTCTCACACAACAGTACCAACACGAGGTACACActataacaatatataataatcacacaatcacaataatctgggtgcttagactagtcttgctatccacttagcccagacatcgtctcaagcctcggatccacaaactgacacctagaccggtccggctatcctagctcggaaaccgtctccgatgtcaggaacctgcattaaaaacatgttaacaaacaattaaccATGACTCACAGTGATTAAGCGATGTGGCTCGACTCGTGATTCCGGATGTTGACCAAACCCCTTTTATCCCCTCCAAATCTTCGTCTTGGTACCGTGATGTTAAATCCCAAAACCCAACGTCGATGTCTTGAGTGGACTGGTCTGGACTGATCAGAACTCTGAAAAAAAGCTTCTTTCACTTCTAGACAGTCTTTCAGAATTTCCCCGCAGTTAATCGGTCTTTGGAAATATCTATACTTCTAAAGCACCtcacttttttttctctctctctctctttagccACGTTTTGCTTTGGTTTCTATGGAATGAGATGAGTAAAAATGGTGAAGGGTGGCTgggtatatatagaagttgctAGCCAATAAGAACATGCCACCCGATCGCATGTGTGTCGTCTCGCATGCTTCCGGTCACATGCGTGGCGACACATGGGCGTCCACATGCCCTGTTGCATGCCTCCTGGCCATGCCATAAGACACCTCCACGTCCACTTGCCCTTCAGCATGTCTGGTGTTCATGCATCGCGACACACGGCCTCTGCATGTCGGTTCGCATGCGCAGATCGCAGGTactgcgacacctcgtgcttctgtgTGTCGAGCTGCATGGAACTGCTTCctgcacgtctacacctccttcttgtgttgacactcagcaGGTTTAAAGGTTGATACCACGTCCTGATcccttagatcaagccacctcgagcttctcggtcgattTGCGTGATTTCAGCCCTcctggtgaattttcgtcccgcgatcaatcctgAATATTcttccgctcccgttctgatgagctcaatatttttaatagactccagatTAACCTTAACCTTTAGGATAAAAATTTCCCGAGCCTTCGGCTTCCCCGAGAAATTCCATaaaaccgaaattagggtttttttttttttttaagacgggGTATTACATCCTCCTCCCCTTAttagaattcgtccccgaattctctAAGGATCTGGTGATCCCCCTTCTTCCATCACTACATCTTCGTGGAAGAACTCTGGATGCAACGCTTTGAATCTTGATTCATCCTCCCAGGTCACAACTACACGGTTCCGCTTACCCCAGAAAACTTGGACTTGAGGAATTTCTCGATTCTTCAATCTTCGTATCCGACGCTCACCTATTCGTATTGGTCCCTCTGGATAAGTGAGGTTTGTTTGCAGGTTTTCGATTTGCTCTGACTCAATAGCGTTGGGATCATGAACATGTTTCCTCAGCATTGATACGTGAAATACCGGATGTATTTGCATCTCTCCAGGTAGGTTTAGACGATAAGCTACCTCTCCGATTCGTTGTATAATCTGGTAAGGCCCAATGAATCTAACCGCTAGTTTCCCGACCTTCCCGAATCGGTCCTTTCCTTTTTGAGCTGACACTTTCAGATAAACCCAATCACCAATACTGAACACCATTTCTCTCCTTGATTGATCAGCGTACTTCTTTTGTCTATCCTGCGCTTTCTTCATATTGGTTCGAATGATCTCCAACTTTTTCATCGTCTCTTCTACAATTTCGGGTCCAACCCctcttctttctccaacttcgGTCCAGCATAAAGGTGTTTTGCATGGTCTCCCATAAAGCGCCTCATATGATGCCATACCTTTGCTAGAATgaaagctgttgttgtaggaaAATTCGACTAATGGTAAATGCTTTTCCCATCTTCCCGCCCAATCCAATATACACATCCGCATCATATCCTCTATGGTGTGAATGGTTCTTTTGGTTTGGCCGTCCGTCTCGGGATGATACGCGGTGCTTATGAATAACTTAGTTCCCACTGCTTCTTGTAACGCCTTCCAAAAATTTGAGGTGAATCTAGGATCTCGATCGGAGACAATATTTGTTGGCATACCATGCAACCTCACAATTTGGTCCACACACATCTCTGCCAATACTTCTACCTTATCGGTTTCCTTCATCGGTAACAAGTGCCCCACCTTCGTCAGTCTGTCGACAATCACCCATATTGCGTTGTTTGATCTACCTCGAGCCGGGAGTAACCagtgatgaaatccatggaTATGGAATCCCATTTTCACTGAGGTACTGGTAAGCATTGTAACAATCCTCCTGGAATCTGATGCTCGACTTTGACTTGTTGAAAAGTTTGACATTGAGCCACCCATCGCGCCACTGATTTCTTCATTCCTAGCCAATGGTAATACCTTCGGATATCTCGATACATTTTCGTACACCCGGGATGGATACTGAGTAACGACTGATGCGCCGACTTCAAAATCCCATCTCGTAGCCCTTCTCCCTGTGGTACTGATATCCTCCCATTAAGTAATAGTGTATCATCTGCCCCCACATAATAGCCACTTTCATTTGGAGCTTCTTGATTTTTAACTTCTGCGATGATCCCTTTTAACTTTTCATCACGTTGTTGCTCCTGTCTGATCCGTGCGAGTAAATCTGCCTGGTTTACGGCACACATGCCTAAAGGCTCACTTAGCTCCCCTTCAATTGCCCATAAACTCATCAACTTGAGCTCACTTGATAACGCTTCCACTTCGTTTCCAATATCAGATGCCAACTTTCTACGACTTAGTGCATCTGCGACTACATTAGCTTTGCCTGAATGATATTGAATCTTCAGGTCGTAATCcgccacaaactccatccatcgccTTTGTCGGAGGTTCAAATCAGGCTGTGTGAACAAGTACTTGAGACTCTTATGATCTGTGAATACTTCCACGACTTCTCCATATAAGTAAGATCTCCAAATCCTTAACGCAAACACCACTGCCGCCATTTCTAAATCGTGTGTTGGGTAGTTCTCTTCATGTTTCCTGAGTTGCCTTGATGCATAAGCAATTACCTTGccttcctgcatcaacacacaACCAAACCCAACCCTAGAAGCATCTGCGTACACAGTGTAAGGTTTACCTTGTTCAGGTAATGCCAATAACGGTGTTGTGGtcaaagctttcttcagtctctgaAATGCTTCATCCGTTTCTTTTCCCCAGATGAACGAAACTCCTTTTCCGGTCAACTTCGTCAAGGGCTTAGCGATCAAAGAAAAGTTCTTGACGAACTTTCGATAATACCCGGCTAACCGAGGAAACTTCTTACCTCAGTTACCATTGATGGCCTTTGCCATTCCTCGATGGCTTTCACCTTTTCCGAATCTACGGAAACTCCTTCTCCAGACACACGGTGCCCCAAGAACCCGATCTCTCTTTTCCAGAAAGAACACTTGCTGAACTTGGCATACAGCTTCTGGTTTCTTAACCGTTCCAACACTAACTTCAAGTGTGCTTTGTGCTCGACTTCTGTCttggaatatattaaaatgtcatCGATGAAGATTatcacgaacttgtcgagataATCGTGGAAGACttcattcatcaatctcatgaagGCCGCTGGTGCGTTAGTACGTCCAAAAGGCATTACTACGAACTCGTATTGTCCATAACGAGTTCTAAACGTGGTCTTCATGACATCACCTTCTAAAATtggaatctgatgatagcccGACGCCAAGTCGATCTTCGAAAACCAACTTGCTCCCCTtagctgatccaacaactcgtctATCCTCGGAAGAGGATACTTATCTTTGATGGTGATATTGTTGATTCCTCGATAATCATTGCAAAgtcgcatgctaccatccttcttcttgacAAATAAGACCGGAGCTCCCCATGGTGAAGAGCTAGGTCTTATGAAACCTTTCTCCATTAAATcttcaagttgtttcttcaACTTTGCTAACTCTGCGGGTGCAATGCGGTAAGGAGCCTTTGCTATCGGCTTAGCTCCAGGTTCCAAGTTAATTGTGAAAGGGTTACTCCGAGGTGGAGGTAACTCTTTTAACGCCGCAAATACATCCTCAAACTCTTGTACTACCGCAATATCCGTAATTTCAACTCCATTGCTAGCGGGTCCTTCACTAGCAGTTACAGTTACCAGATACGCTTCTCCATCCTTAAGCAAATCTTCCACTCTCAAGGCAGCTACTAAAGACACAGACTTGCTTGGACTGATCCCGTAGAACACTATTTGCCGTTGCCCGTTCTCCTTGAACGAAATACGACCTTTTCCACAATCTAATTGTGCCCGATAGCCTGATAACCAATCCATGCCCAAGATGACTTCATATCCTTTTAAGGGCACCACCAACAAATCTGCCAAGAACATCTTCTCGCAAATGACTAACGGAACTCTTCTGAGGCATTCTTTTGCTTGGAGGGTTTGGTCTCCGGGAGTCATTACAGCCACATCCATCTTGTCAATCACAAATGATCCCACAAACTCGGCAGCTACCTCAGGGGTCACGAAACTATGTGTTGCCCCGgagtcgaacaatacatgtgtgggACGCCCCGCAACATGTAAAGTTCCTGCCACAACATCAATATATATCAACAACATAATAATTATCCAATAGAAATTAACCAATCCATCACAAGCAATCATACAACACAAAGTCAAATTAGTAAGGTTAAAGAACCCAAATACCTGTGATGGGACCCTTAGATGGGCCTGGAGGTTTAGTATCCTCTAGTTCTAAAGCGTAAACTCTACCTCCTATAGCTTGCCTTTTTGGCGCTGGTGCGATTGCAGGTGGAGCTGGAGGAGGATGGACAGTGATTGGCGTAGCTGGGATAGGACGGTTGACGCTGCACTGGGTAGAGATGTGCCCTTTCTTTCCACACGTGAAACATGTAGGATTGTAGGAGTTTGACTGAAAGGATCCAGGTTTCTTCCCGAAGCATTCACTTGACTTATGGCCTGTCTTGCCACAGTTAAAGCATTTTCCTGTGAACAAAGATCGTCGACTTGGCCCTCCCGATTCCTTTTCCTTATCTTTACCCTTGAATGATCTTTGATTTCCACCATACTTTCCTTCTTGATGCTGCTTGAATTTCTTACTTGCCGCCTTCTCAGCTTCCAATCTGATCTCCACATTCACAGCTTTTTCCACTAGCTCGGTGAGACTCTCGTAGTTACCGACTGCTAGTCTATTCTCTAACTCTGGTTTAAGACCAAACATAAAGTTAGATATCATGGTCTCCTCATCATCTTGTCCTCGCAGCACGTGTCGTCGCAATCGCATAAATTCAGATTCATATTCTCTAACCGTCTTATCTCCTTGTACCAAGTTTGCAAACTGACGTTGAAGCCTTCGCTTAGATTCAGGAGTGAAGTACTTGTGTTCAAATTCTTGTTTGAATGCCGCCCAAGTGGTGACCAGATGTCCTACTTGGCGATCCCTACTCTCCCACCATTCTGCCGCGTCTTTGTCTAAGTAATACACTGCCATCTTCTTCTTAGATTCTTCGGAACACGTCAGGGTCTCAAAGTTTTTCTCCATTGTTCGAAGCCACTGGTCGGCTTGAAATGGATCTGTCCCTCCTTCAAAATGTGGTGTCTTCATATTTTTCATGGCAGTTATCAACGGTAACATCGGTGTACTAACTGAAGGTTGTGGTGGCACGAGTGGCTGAGGTGGCACCTGAGGTTGTTGTAATGACCTCGCTATCACGTCATGAAGCATCTTCAGAGTGTGCTCCATTCCTACTCCTTGTTGTGGTTGATCATGAACTTCTGGTTCAATCAGGTTGTTCCGCCTTATTGGTCTTGGTCCTTGAACACTCGACTCGCTATCATCTGTTTCTTGTCTTCTCCTTACAGTACGGTTTGGTGGAAAGTTTTCTTCTGGTGGTATCTCTTATCATGTCCAAACAGATTGTTGTTTTTTCCTACGTTTTCTTCACTAAATCCTTGGTTAGTGTGCGTCAGTGTTTGCACTCTCCCCTCGGATTCATATCCAGTACCCTTCCTCTTGGGACTCTGTCTATACCCAGCATCCAATCCTGTTCCCCATCACTCATTCCCCTCCCTGCCATCTGCAATCCACAAACAAGGAATTTCTATTTAGAATACTAATTAGAGCGGAACTCTGCTGGTCCTAATACATCTTTTGCGACACATTTGACTCGACAAAACACGAAAAACGCGTGATTGACCGCATGATCTAAACCATGCTCTGacaccacctctgtaacacccccgtaCCGTTTTAGACATCGGTCAGTCAACcgggcaacaatcaaacaagaacatgcccgaACGACCTTCCTCTGCCAAGTCCGAAAGTGTTACGACGGGTTGAGAATAGACTTTCCAAGTCACAAACATAATTCTGTAACCCAGAATATCCATTCAAAACTCGTTTCCTCTAATCTTCGGcctaaggctttgcaacccgtaccaaatcatagagttgtgttaggctggactaacctaatatcagattcaacacgtcacgaatataaaacatactttattccatatatataaaacatgaagttcacaagcccaaaatattatacatatggtccatggacgcagtcgaaagtaaaacatacatttatatatcttgaaaacgagtCTTTAGCAAAAGATGTCCAATCTACACCAGCTCCTACAGTTCCGCGAGCGCTATGGTTCtttctactggtcacctgcaaaAGGATGTGAGGAGTGAGTTAACTAGTTTCACTCAGTGAGCCAGGGTTCCCCATCTAGCATATACAACTACCCGTCATTCTAAACCTAACCCCAAACACAAGCAAGACGGGTAGTTCAACAAGCAACATTCAAGAACATAAAGCAAGACCGATTTAAGCAATAAACCATTAAACCATATTAAATCAAAACATTCTTTATGAGTGTCGCATCAatcaaacaaacatatatatatatatatatatatactcctagggcccaacagaataattcttcctccacataagggacaccgacaatcccttcactattacaccacacaggcgtaggcgctcgggaatcgcccggtcacggtcgtcaatcggaatcgccgtgccccggtcctctatcggactcgccgggggctgtcacatccacgtgtgacactcggccttggtgatcaagccaagttaaaccgagcccaccactttccggaccacgaccggcttagtggtaccatttgaggaagcaatgacctgcaaactactactagaaccaccacgaggttctcacacaacagtaccaacacgaggtacacactataacaatatataataatcacacaatcacaataatccgggtgcttagactagtcttgctatCCACTAAGCCCAGACATCGTCTCAAGCCTCGGATCCACAAACTGACACCTAGACCGGTCCGGCTATCCTAGCTCGGAAACTGTCTCTGATGTCAGGAACCTGCAGTAAAAACACGTTAACAAACAATTAACTGTGACTCACAGTGATTAAGCGATGTGGCTCGACTCTTTGATTCCGGATGTTGACCAAACCCCTTTTATCCCCTCCAAATCTTCGTCTTGGTACCGTGATGTTAAATCCCAAAACCCAACGTCGATGTCTTGAGTGGACTGGTCTGGACTGATCAGAACTCTGAAAAAAACTTCTTTCACTTCTGGACAGTCTTTCAGAATTTCCCGGCAGTTTATCGGTCTTTGGAAATGTCTATACTTCTAAAGCACCtcacttctttttttctctctctctctagccacgTTTTGCTTTGGTTTCTATGGAATGAGATGAGTAAAAATGGTGAAGGGTGGCTg includes:
- the LOC125590563 gene encoding uncharacterized protein LOC125590563, whose protein sequence is MEHTLKMLHDVIARSLQQPQVPPQPLVPPQPSVSTPMLPLITAMKNMKTPHFEGGTDPFQADQWLRTMEKNFETLTCSEESKKKMAVYYLDKDAAEWWESRDRQVGHLVTTWAAFKQEFEHKYFTPESKRRLQRQFANLVQGDKTVREYESEFMRLRRHVLRGQDDEETMISNFMFGLKPELENRLAVGNYESLTELVEKAVNVEIRLEAEKAASKKFKQHQEGKYGGNQRSFKGKDKEKESGGPSRRSLFTGKCFNCGKTGHKSSECFGKKPGSFQSNSYNPTCFTCGKKGHISTQCSVNRPIPATPITVHPPPAPPAIAPAPKRQAIGGRVYALELEDTKPPGPSKGPITGIWVL